The DNA region TGAGGTGATGAAGAAGCTCATCATTTTGATCATGAAATTAGGACCCATTGGTTTAGGCGCCTATTTCGCTTATCAGGTTGGCGTTTTCGGACCTCAACTTTTTGGCACTTATGCCAAAGCTTTAGGTTTGTATTACGGCGTTGGCGCATTTTATTTTGTTGTATTTTTTACCTTATACGCCTTCGTAGCCGGTGGATTCAAGGCAATTAAAATCTTCTGGAAAAACAACATTGTTCCCTCATTAACCTCAATAGGAACATGCAGCAGCATTGCCACCATACCCGCCAACCTCGATGGCACGAGCAAAATGGGCGTTCCGGCATATGTGGCCAATGTTACTATTCCCCTCGGCTCAACTTTACACAAAGATGGGTCGAGTATTAGCTCAATTATTAAGATAGCCGTTGTTTTTGCTATTTTTGGCAAGGATTTGGTGCATGTTGACACGATTATTTTAGCGTTGGGAATAACAGTTTTGGTCAGTATTGTTGAAGGAGGAATACCGAACGGAGGATATATTGGAGAGTTATTGATGATATCTGCTTATCAGTTACCGCCCGAGGCCCTGCCGCCAGCAATGATTATTGGAACGTTGGTAGATCCGATGGCGACGTTGTTAAATGCCACTGGCGATAACGTAGCGGCCATGTTGATTGCCAGGTTTACCGAAGGAAAAAATTGGATGGAAAGAAAGGTCTAAACAGACTTTTGTCATTCTGAACGCAGTGAAGAATCTGTAAGCTATTGGCACAGGCCTTAGTACCTGATCTCCATATAGTTTAGCTATGTGCTTGGCTGAAGCTAGCATACCATTGCTTGCAGCTCCTTTGATTACGCTCAGAATGACAAAAAAAATTCGGGGGCTTCGCCCCTTTTTAGTCAAAAATTAAATAAAAAATCCCGCTTACGGGTTTAGGTGATTATGTTTGAAAATAAAGAACGTACAGATATTAATGAGTTAGGCGAATTTGGTTTGATCAAGCACCTGACTACAAATTTCAAGATCAGAAATGAATTTTCGGTTAAAGGTGTTGGCGACGACGCTGCTGTTTTGGATAGCAAAGGCAAGCAAACGCTAATTTCGACGGATTTATTGCTCGAAGGCATTCATTTCGACTTGGCTTATGTTCCGCTGATGCACTTAGGCTACAAAGCCGTACAGGTAAATTTAAGTGATATTTATGCCATGAACGGGAAAGCCAGCCAAATTACGGTTTCACTCGGTTTGTCGAGTAAATTTC from Pedobacter endophyticus includes:
- a CDS encoding dicarboxylate/amino acid:cation symporter; the protein is MKVNNLLKNYSGLLWLLAGITVGSIVGLIFGKRVESIKPLGDIFLNLLFTAVIPLVFFAVSSAIANIDRTKKLGKLLTIMVLVFLSTVLISAILTLAATWVFPIHQALGTSSLPAETEKIQSVGEQMTQLLTVSEFFEIGSRKNMLALIIFSVLVGFSTLYSGKEGEGFKTFLVSGNEVMKKLIILIMKLGPIGLGAYFAYQVGVFGPQLFGTYAKALGLYYGVGAFYFVVFFTLYAFVAGGFKAIKIFWKNNIVPSLTSIGTCSSIATIPANLDGTSKMGVPAYVANVTIPLGSTLHKDGSSISSIIKIAVVFAIFGKDLVHVDTIILALGITVLVSIVEGGIPNGGYIGELLMISAYQLPPEALPPAMIIGTLVDPMATLLNATGDNVAAMLIARFTEGKNWMERKV